Proteins from one Paenibacillus amylolyticus genomic window:
- the ligD gene encoding non-homologous end-joining DNA ligase has protein sequence MAPKIQGTIVIEGIELTVTNPDKLLWPDAGVTKAIYLQKLAALAPYLLTYTNNRLLTTIRYPHGAGGTFFYQKNAPEPVPDYVRTEVHDGIRYVIMNGLPELLWLGNLAALEFHPSLHAVGSHLPCEWMIDLDPSQEHEPRIMQAALIVGETLTSLGLRSIPKTSGATGVQIIVPIIQGVTFDELRDIGYFVGKYVTQKHPDLFTLERLKKDRGDRIYFDYLQHYGGKTLAAPYTPRAKSGATVSTPLTWDEVKSDVSIQDYHLMNIIERLNHTGDLIAAVEPQPVELILKHLNKK, from the coding sequence ATGGCCCCCAAGATCCAGGGAACCATCGTAATCGAAGGCATAGAGCTCACGGTCACGAACCCGGACAAACTGTTATGGCCGGATGCGGGTGTCACCAAGGCCATCTATCTGCAAAAGCTGGCTGCCCTGGCCCCCTATCTGCTCACGTATACAAACAATCGATTGCTAACCACCATCCGATACCCCCACGGCGCTGGAGGGACCTTTTTCTATCAAAAAAATGCCCCTGAGCCTGTGCCGGATTATGTACGAACCGAAGTCCACGACGGCATCCGCTATGTAATCATGAATGGACTTCCCGAATTGTTATGGCTTGGCAATCTGGCAGCACTTGAATTTCATCCTTCTCTTCATGCTGTAGGAAGCCATCTGCCCTGTGAATGGATGATTGATCTGGACCCCTCTCAAGAACATGAGCCCCGAATCATGCAGGCCGCACTCATCGTTGGCGAAACCTTGACTTCACTTGGGTTGAGGTCCATTCCCAAAACTTCAGGAGCAACAGGAGTTCAGATTATCGTTCCGATCATTCAAGGTGTAACCTTTGATGAACTGCGAGACATCGGCTATTTTGTTGGCAAATATGTCACTCAGAAGCACCCGGATCTATTCACACTGGAACGACTCAAAAAGGATCGTGGAGACCGCATTTATTTTGACTATCTCCAGCATTATGGAGGCAAGACCCTTGCCGCTCCCTATACACCACGTGCCAAATCCGGGGCTACGGTCTCAACTCCACTTACCTGGGATGAGGTTAAAAGCGATGTCTCCATTCAGGATTACCATCTGATGAACATTATTGAACGCTTGAACCACACCGGTGATTTGATTGCAGCTGTTGAACCCCAACCGGTAGAGCTCATTCTCAAGCATTTGAACAAAAAATAG
- a CDS encoding YitT family protein, producing MSNVTVKELTAKQADRGVKSSVFTLKLLQRIVMILIGAALMAVSLEVFLVPNGVIDGGITGISIMVSELTHLPLGVFLTLLNLPFLILGYKQIGKTFALSTLLGIVVMSIGTSLLHHVPALTPGEPLLGAVFGGLILGVGVGLVIRSGGSLDGTEIVAILLSEKSPLSVGQIVLFINVFIFAGAGFVFGWPNALYSMIAYYIAMKMIDIVNEGLDQSKSVWIISEKYRDIGSALTDRLGRGVTFLDGEGGFSGDEKKIIFVVITRLEEAKLKSIVEDWDPQAFVAIGNIHDVKGGRFKKKGIH from the coding sequence ATGTCCAATGTAACGGTGAAAGAACTAACAGCCAAGCAAGCTGACCGCGGGGTCAAAAGCTCGGTGTTTACTTTAAAGCTGCTGCAACGTATTGTGATGATTCTGATCGGTGCTGCACTAATGGCTGTATCGCTTGAAGTATTTCTCGTACCGAATGGTGTTATTGATGGTGGGATTACGGGGATTTCAATTATGGTGTCAGAGCTTACGCATCTGCCGCTCGGCGTATTCCTGACCTTGCTCAACTTGCCGTTCCTGATTCTGGGTTACAAGCAGATTGGTAAAACATTTGCGTTATCCACATTGCTGGGGATCGTGGTCATGTCCATCGGGACTTCGTTATTGCACCATGTTCCTGCATTAACACCAGGAGAGCCTTTGCTTGGAGCTGTATTTGGCGGATTGATTTTGGGTGTGGGTGTTGGACTCGTTATTCGGTCTGGCGGTTCACTGGATGGTACGGAGATTGTGGCTATCCTGCTTAGTGAGAAGTCACCATTGTCTGTAGGACAGATTGTATTGTTCATTAATGTATTTATTTTCGCAGGTGCAGGATTTGTATTCGGTTGGCCGAATGCCCTGTATTCCATGATTGCATATTATATTGCGATGAAGATGATTGATATCGTGAATGAAGGACTGGATCAGTCCAAATCGGTATGGATCATTAGTGAGAAGTATCGGGATATCGGTTCAGCCCTGACAGACCGTCTTGGTCGTGGTGTAACTTTCCTGGATGGAGAGGGCGGATTCAGCGGCGACGAGAAAAAGATCATCTTTGTTGTCATTACCCGCTTGGAAGAAGCGAAACTCAAGTCCATCGTTGAAGATTGGGACCCGCAAGCTTTTGTGGCGATCGGCAACATTCATGATGTGAAGGGCGGACGTTTCAAGAAAAAAGGTATCCATTAG
- the cls gene encoding cardiolipin synthase yields the protein MFWLVIILIVFIFQAATILLLEFRNPGKAVAWLFILFCVPLIGFVVYYFVAQDYNKRKKLRKGGSRIFREMKETIWEQAHIIGDVEQMPGDRFSHQHRLFNLLSHLSESPITGCNHSTVLTNGEEAFAAMLREMKKAKHHLHVEFYIFRDDVISTLFQEVMIRKAQEGVKVRFICDGLGSHKMKGSFIRELQEAGVEFHYFLPPLIATIDRRVNYRNHRKIVVVDGQVGFVGGINVGDDYLGQYPEVGFWRDTHVQIEGDAVYFLQSTFLNDWKLAAGERITEPQLSELFPPHICSGEERIQILASGPDQDWDAIQEMCFGAISVACERIYITTPYFIPDPALYEALKTAAVSGVDVRIIIPYQSDSRLVHLASLSYVEELLRAGVKFFQYRKGFVHAKVMIVDELLATVGTANMDMRSFFCNFELTAVLFESSAIQRLITDFERDLRECSQIDGKVFQQRSRWQKGAEMLSRMLSPLL from the coding sequence ATGTTCTGGCTGGTCATTATACTAATCGTATTTATTTTTCAGGCAGCTACAATTCTTTTGCTGGAATTTCGCAATCCGGGCAAAGCTGTAGCTTGGCTGTTTATTTTGTTCTGCGTACCTTTGATCGGCTTTGTAGTGTATTATTTCGTGGCGCAGGATTATAACAAACGAAAAAAACTCCGCAAGGGTGGATCGCGCATCTTCCGTGAAATGAAGGAAACGATCTGGGAACAAGCCCATATCATTGGAGATGTCGAACAGATGCCTGGTGATCGTTTCAGCCATCAGCATCGATTATTTAACCTGTTATCCCATCTGTCGGAGAGCCCGATCACGGGGTGTAACCACAGCACGGTACTCACCAATGGGGAAGAGGCATTCGCGGCAATGCTGCGAGAAATGAAAAAAGCAAAGCACCATTTGCATGTGGAATTTTACATTTTCCGCGATGATGTCATCAGCACTTTGTTTCAGGAAGTCATGATTCGTAAAGCGCAAGAGGGTGTGAAGGTTCGGTTTATCTGCGACGGTCTCGGCAGCCACAAGATGAAAGGCAGTTTTATTCGCGAACTTCAGGAGGCAGGTGTGGAGTTCCATTATTTTCTCCCACCGCTCATCGCTACGATTGACCGCAGAGTCAACTACCGCAATCACCGCAAGATTGTTGTTGTCGATGGACAGGTTGGTTTTGTGGGCGGCATTAACGTAGGTGATGATTATCTTGGGCAATATCCAGAAGTCGGTTTCTGGCGGGATACACATGTGCAGATTGAGGGAGACGCCGTATACTTTCTGCAAAGTACGTTTTTGAATGATTGGAAACTGGCTGCTGGTGAGCGCATCACCGAACCTCAGCTTTCAGAATTGTTTCCTCCCCATATATGTAGCGGGGAAGAGCGAATTCAGATACTGGCCAGTGGACCGGATCAGGACTGGGATGCCATTCAGGAGATGTGTTTTGGGGCCATTTCTGTAGCTTGTGAACGGATCTACATCACCACACCTTATTTTATACCTGATCCTGCACTATATGAGGCACTCAAAACAGCGGCTGTCAGTGGCGTCGATGTAAGAATTATTATTCCGTATCAATCCGATTCAAGGCTGGTGCATCTGGCGTCACTCTCATATGTGGAGGAACTATTGCGAGCAGGTGTGAAGTTCTTTCAATATCGCAAAGGTTTTGTACATGCCAAAGTGATGATCGTAGATGAGTTGCTCGCTACAGTCGGAACAGCAAACATGGATATGCGCAGTTTTTTCTGCAATTTTGAGTTGACGGCTGTCCTGTTCGAGTCCTCTGCGATTCAGCGGTTGATCACTGACTTTGAACGTGATCTCCGGGAATGCAGTCAGATCGATGGGAAAGTATTTCAGCAGCGTTCACGATGGCAAAAAGGCGCAGAAATGCTTTCTCGGATGCTTTCTCCGCTTCTTTAG
- a CDS encoding alpha/beta fold hydrolase produces the protein MPKGEGPFPVVILVHGSGPSNQDAAIGGAKPFRDLAVGLASQGVAVLRYDKVTYEHTYKVASQPKFTLKQESVDQVNDAVELLKKNKSIDSAAIFVAGHSQGGFAMPLIIAEDDQHDIAGSILLAAPSSSFVDVLTEQQDELLNRMKQLGLDTEIIQGQVDFYKNVAKIVKDPNYSVDHLPEAFALQPAYWWFEQRDYVPAELAKTQNTPMLIIQGENDVQVSMKQFQTWKSALQGHANVTYRSYPKVNHLLSSYDGLSIGQEYAEPSNVSKAIIDDIAKWVLQ, from the coding sequence TTGCCCAAAGGAGAGGGACCTTTCCCGGTGGTCATTCTGGTACACGGTTCTGGGCCCAGTAATCAAGATGCTGCCATTGGTGGGGCGAAGCCTTTCCGTGATCTTGCTGTAGGTTTAGCTTCTCAAGGTGTTGCCGTATTAAGATACGATAAGGTCACGTATGAGCATACCTATAAGGTCGCTTCACAGCCTAAATTCACATTAAAACAAGAGAGCGTAGATCAGGTAAACGATGCAGTGGAATTACTTAAAAAGAATAAAAGTATTGATTCTGCAGCGATTTTTGTAGCTGGACATAGTCAAGGCGGGTTTGCAATGCCGTTAATCATTGCCGAGGATGATCAACATGATATTGCAGGTAGTATTCTGCTTGCTGCACCAAGTAGCAGCTTTGTCGATGTGCTCACCGAGCAGCAGGACGAATTGCTCAATCGCATGAAGCAGCTTGGTTTGGATACGGAGATCATTCAGGGACAGGTTGATTTTTATAAAAATGTTGCCAAGATTGTGAAAGATCCTAACTATTCTGTAGATCATCTTCCTGAGGCGTTTGCGCTTCAACCTGCTTATTGGTGGTTTGAGCAGAGGGATTATGTACCTGCGGAATTGGCAAAAACACAAAATACCCCTATGCTCATTATCCAGGGCGAAAATGATGTGCAAGTGTCTATGAAACAATTCCAAACCTGGAAATCGGCTCTGCAAGGTCATGCCAATGTAACGTACCGTAGCTATCCAAAGGTAAATCATCTGTTATCCAGCTATGATGGACTTTCGATTGGTCAAGAGTACGCTGAGCCATCCAATGTTTCCAAAGCCATTATCGATGATATTGCGAAGTGGGTATTACAATAA